Proteins from one Phyllobacterium zundukense genomic window:
- a CDS encoding NAD-dependent succinate-semialdehyde dehydrogenase, producing MNGNQHPLHPDHDRFGFRSFSHGLYIGGVWRPAAGEGWIQVIDPSTEAVIVAVPDATVSDAAAAVEAAASAAEGWRETPPRKRSEILRRCFELMVERSETLATLISLENGKALRDARGEVAYAAEFFRWNAEEAVRISGEFGIAPSGANRIIVDYQPIGICVLITPWNFPAAMATRKIAPALAAGCTVILKPASETPLTAYALAALYEEAGVPPGVVNVLTTSTPGPVTAAMLADPRVRKLSFTGSTGIGRTLLAEAAKNVISCSMELGGNAPFIVFDDADLDAAIEGLMVAKMRNAGEACTAANRIYVQSGIHDAFAEKFTQRMATLRVGPGVDSDTECGPMITRKAVEKIERLVADAISRGARVLCGGRAPAGRGFFYPPTVLANVSPTSDMGREEIFGPVAPLYRFESEAEVVAAANDTEYGLAAYIYTGDIGRGIRIASKVEAGMIALNRGLVSDPAAPFGGVKQSGLGREGGQHHGIAEFMEAKYIATGF from the coding sequence ATGAATGGTAACCAGCATCCTTTGCATCCCGACCACGATCGCTTCGGGTTCCGCTCGTTCTCCCACGGTCTTTATATTGGCGGCGTCTGGCGGCCAGCCGCAGGCGAGGGTTGGATTCAGGTGATTGATCCCTCGACCGAGGCGGTCATTGTCGCCGTGCCCGATGCGACTGTCTCGGATGCGGCGGCGGCCGTCGAGGCTGCTGCAAGCGCGGCGGAAGGCTGGCGCGAGACGCCGCCGCGAAAGCGTTCCGAGATACTGCGCCGCTGCTTCGAACTTATGGTGGAACGCTCCGAGACGCTTGCCACGCTCATTTCGCTCGAGAACGGGAAGGCCTTGCGCGACGCGCGCGGCGAAGTGGCCTATGCGGCGGAGTTTTTCCGGTGGAACGCGGAGGAGGCGGTGCGCATCTCCGGCGAGTTCGGCATTGCCCCGTCCGGTGCGAACCGGATCATCGTCGATTACCAGCCTATCGGCATCTGCGTTCTCATCACGCCGTGGAACTTCCCGGCCGCGATGGCGACCCGCAAGATCGCACCAGCCCTTGCCGCAGGTTGCACCGTCATCCTGAAGCCCGCGAGCGAGACGCCGCTAACGGCCTATGCGCTTGCGGCCCTCTACGAGGAGGCTGGTGTGCCGCCCGGCGTCGTCAATGTGCTGACCACATCGACCCCCGGGCCCGTCACTGCCGCGATGCTGGCCGATCCGCGCGTGCGAAAACTCTCCTTTACAGGCTCGACGGGCATCGGCCGCACGCTTCTGGCAGAAGCGGCCAAGAATGTCATCTCCTGCTCTATGGAACTTGGCGGCAACGCGCCGTTCATCGTGTTCGACGATGCGGACCTCGACGCGGCGATCGAAGGCCTGATGGTAGCCAAAATGCGTAATGCGGGCGAGGCATGCACGGCCGCAAACCGCATTTATGTCCAGTCCGGTATCCACGATGCCTTCGCGGAAAAATTTACCCAACGCATGGCCACCCTAAGGGTCGGCCCAGGTGTGGATTCGGATACGGAATGCGGTCCGATGATCACGCGCAAGGCAGTGGAGAAGATCGAGCGGCTTGTTGCGGATGCCATTTCGCGGGGCGCGCGTGTCCTCTGCGGCGGACGGGCACCGGCAGGACGCGGCTTCTTTTATCCGCCGACGGTACTTGCGAATGTTTCCCCCACCTCTGACATGGGCCGCGAGGAGATTTTCGGTCCCGTCGCGCCGCTTTATCGTTTCGAGAGCGAGGCAGAGGTCGTAGCTGCTGCCAACGATACGGAATATGGCCTCGCCGCTTACATCTATACCGGCGACATTGGCCGTGGCATACGCATCGCCTCGAAGGTCGAGGCAGGCATGATCGCGCTCAATCGTGGACTGGTCTCCGATCCCGCTGCTCCCTTTGGCGGTGTGAAGCAGAGCGGCCTTGGACGTGAAGGAGGGCAGCATCACGGTATAGCGGAGTTTATGGAAGCCAAATACATTGCGACAGGTTTCTGA
- a CDS encoding alpha/beta hydrolase, whose product MTADPFRIRDHVASFDDIVDDIRTRSIATRRTVAMEANVAYGGEPGETLDIFLPNGTGSDMPIHMFIHGGYWRMFSKEDYSCVAETVTRAGAVAAIVDYSLMPMARMDVLIGQVLNAKAFLLAHADRFGATPSRFSVSGHSAGAHLATFLFNRSVAPSGVVAAFLLGGLYDLAPLQTSFLRDEIALSDEEVRRFTPMHREHDPATRVAIMTGELETHPFKIQANAFRNILAAQGLEVRASHITDGDHMSTVRDLAVVGTPVAAALHAFIANDASEQPR is encoded by the coding sequence GTGACCGCCGATCCGTTCCGCATTCGTGACCATGTCGCAAGTTTTGACGACATTGTCGACGATATTCGTACCCGCAGCATCGCCACTCGCCGCACCGTCGCCATGGAGGCCAACGTCGCCTACGGTGGTGAGCCGGGCGAGACTCTCGACATCTTCCTGCCAAATGGTACCGGCTCGGACATGCCGATCCACATGTTTATTCATGGCGGCTATTGGCGTATGTTTTCCAAGGAGGACTATTCCTGCGTCGCTGAGACCGTTACACGCGCTGGCGCGGTTGCTGCCATCGTCGATTATTCGTTGATGCCCATGGCGAGGATGGACGTCCTGATCGGTCAGGTCCTGAATGCCAAGGCTTTTTTGCTGGCGCATGCCGATCGCTTTGGTGCCACGCCCAGCAGATTTTCCGTCAGTGGCCACTCCGCTGGTGCCCATCTTGCGACCTTTCTCTTCAATCGCTCAGTAGCGCCCTCGGGCGTAGTTGCTGCCTTCTTGCTTGGCGGGCTATACGATCTCGCACCCTTGCAGACGTCTTTCCTGCGTGACGAGATCGCCTTGAGCGACGAGGAGGTGCGACGGTTTACGCCGATGCATCGCGAGCACGATCCTGCAACGCGCGTCGCTATCATGACGGGCGAACTGGAAACTCACCCCTTCAAAATCCAGGCAAATGCCTTCAGGAACATTCTTGCCGCCCAAGGACTTGAAGTGAGAGCATCGCACATTACTGATGGGGATCACATGAGTACCGTACGCGATCTTGCCGTCGTTGGAACCCCTGTAGCGGCAGCCTTGCACGCCTTTATTGCCAATGATGCCAGCGAACAACCGCGTTGA
- a CDS encoding GntR family transcriptional regulator, with the protein MKPDSVFKKAFNRTLQLIEAGDVDIGATSENALRARIGVSRTTVRKVLSELDARSITQASGNRPRAGRPISKSDYFPDPETTSKRQHVEEQFMEWMLRGDTQPGTLINELQLARQFGVATNGIREFLIRFSRFGLIEKKQNSGWLFKGFTEEFALELFEIRVMFELRSAILFAELPDDSPLWTELAALKTAHQQLLLEIGRRFHDFSRLDNRLHRLINRAAPNRFIDDFYEVITLIFHYHYQWNKKDELQRNEAAIREHLAYIDALSSGDAHEIERACLRHMTSARTTLVRSIQVAA; encoded by the coding sequence GTGAAGCCCGATTCAGTTTTCAAGAAAGCTTTCAACCGTACGCTGCAACTGATCGAGGCCGGCGACGTCGACATCGGCGCAACCTCCGAGAACGCTCTGCGGGCAAGGATCGGCGTCAGCCGCACCACCGTGCGCAAGGTGCTTAGCGAGCTCGATGCCCGCAGCATCACGCAGGCGTCCGGCAACCGGCCGAGGGCTGGCAGGCCCATATCGAAATCCGACTATTTTCCCGATCCGGAGACGACATCGAAACGCCAGCATGTCGAAGAACAGTTCATGGAGTGGATGCTGCGCGGGGACACCCAGCCAGGCACGCTCATTAACGAACTGCAGCTGGCGAGGCAGTTTGGCGTGGCAACAAACGGCATCAGAGAATTCCTGATCCGCTTCAGCCGCTTCGGACTCATCGAGAAAAAGCAGAATTCAGGATGGCTGTTCAAGGGATTCACCGAGGAGTTCGCGCTCGAACTTTTCGAGATCCGCGTCATGTTCGAGTTGCGCTCGGCAATCCTCTTCGCCGAACTACCCGATGACTCGCCCTTGTGGACGGAACTTGCCGCACTGAAAACGGCGCACCAACAGTTGCTGCTGGAAATCGGCCGGCGCTTCCACGATTTTTCGCGGTTGGACAATCGTCTGCACCGCCTTATAAATCGCGCTGCGCCGAACCGCTTCATCGACGATTTCTACGAGGTCATTACCCTGATCTTCCACTACCACTACCAGTGGAACAAGAAAGATGAACTGCAGCGCAACGAGGCGGCGATACGCGAGCACCTCGCCTACATCGACGCGCTGTCGAGCGGCGACGCGCATGAAATCGAGCGCGCATGCCTCCGCCACATGACCTCGGCGCGGACAACCCTGGTTCGCTCGATTCAGGTGGCCGCTTGA
- a CDS encoding ABC transporter permease, with protein MAVAVGLKLLGAGAVLILIGLVLVLSLLSPYFLSPRNLGNILAQTAVICVVAMGQHLVILTKGIDLSVGSNLALASVLGALSFHAGASTLTVVAVMVAAGAAVGAVNGLFYVYGRLPHPFIITLATLSIAKGIALELADGRAIPGMPPAIRSLGQEAFAGLPGSVFVVAGVAGLMFLLTQSTVWGRWMYAVGGRADAAVRMGIPVSAVLVSAYVISGTCAGIGAVLLAGRTDAGSPLFGNLLELDTIAAVIIGGASFLGGRGHIGHALIGAIMIGVIRNALNLLNVGVFYQLIVIGVVIVVAVEADVLRNHLESRMRVLRAETGP; from the coding sequence ATCGCAGTGGCCGTTGGCCTCAAGTTGCTCGGTGCAGGTGCTGTCCTCATTTTGATCGGGCTCGTTTTGGTCTTGAGCCTCCTGTCGCCATACTTTCTGTCGCCGCGCAATCTCGGCAACATCCTCGCGCAGACCGCGGTGATCTGCGTCGTCGCCATGGGACAGCATCTGGTCATCCTGACCAAGGGGATCGACCTTTCGGTCGGATCGAACCTCGCACTGGCTTCGGTGCTCGGGGCGCTGAGCTTTCACGCCGGCGCTTCGACGCTGACGGTCGTTGCCGTTATGGTTGCGGCCGGCGCGGCCGTCGGTGCCGTCAACGGCCTGTTTTACGTATACGGACGCCTGCCGCACCCGTTTATCATTACGTTGGCGACGCTCAGCATTGCCAAAGGCATCGCCCTCGAGCTTGCCGACGGCCGCGCGATTCCGGGGATGCCGCCAGCCATCCGGAGCTTGGGCCAGGAGGCCTTTGCCGGGCTTCCCGGGTCGGTATTTGTGGTCGCGGGGGTTGCGGGGCTGATGTTTCTCCTGACGCAGTCGACGGTCTGGGGCCGCTGGATGTATGCCGTGGGTGGCAGGGCCGACGCCGCCGTCCGCATGGGCATACCGGTTTCCGCGGTCTTGGTTTCGGCCTACGTCATTTCGGGGACCTGCGCAGGCATTGGAGCCGTACTTCTCGCCGGCCGCACCGATGCGGGATCGCCGCTGTTCGGCAATCTGCTGGAGCTCGACACCATAGCTGCGGTCATCATCGGCGGAGCCAGTTTTCTCGGGGGTCGCGGGCACATCGGCCACGCCCTGATCGGAGCGATCATGATCGGCGTGATCCGCAATGCCCTCAATCTCTTGAACGTCGGGGTGTTTTACCAGCTGATCGTCATCGGGGTCGTCATTGTCGTCGCCGTCGAGGCCGACGTGCTGCGCAATCATCTCGAGTCCCGCATGCGTGTGCTGCGGGCGGAGACCGGACCATGA
- a CDS encoding ATP-binding cassette domain-containing protein: MTQHQLAAHPQHPVLSVRGACKRFGSVVALDDVSIDVHRGEILALLGDNGAGKSTLIKCISGVHRLDAGDVVIDGAANVLRSPADARSAGIETVYQDLALFDNLTPAQNFFAGREIAGPKWLPRAMRFLDKRRMDEQTRSLIQSLNVSLPHLDAVVALMSGGQRQAIAVARSAVFARKVVILDEPTAALGQRESRKVLDLIGALRDRGNAIILITHNMEHVTELAGRAVVLRQGRRVGELVPTRDNKQELVSMIVGA, encoded by the coding sequence ATGACGCAGCACCAGCTCGCCGCACATCCGCAACATCCCGTGTTGTCCGTCCGCGGTGCTTGCAAGCGTTTCGGCTCGGTGGTTGCGCTCGACGACGTCAGCATCGACGTCCATCGCGGCGAGATCCTCGCCCTGCTCGGAGACAACGGCGCGGGCAAATCCACGCTTATCAAGTGCATCAGCGGCGTCCACCGGCTGGACGCAGGCGACGTCGTGATAGACGGCGCGGCCAACGTTCTGCGGTCGCCCGCCGACGCGCGGTCGGCCGGCATCGAGACTGTCTATCAAGACCTCGCGCTCTTCGACAACCTTACCCCGGCACAGAACTTCTTCGCCGGACGCGAGATTGCCGGTCCGAAATGGCTACCGCGCGCCATGCGCTTCCTCGACAAGCGGAGGATGGACGAACAGACGCGCTCGTTGATCCAATCGCTCAATGTGTCGCTGCCCCACCTTGACGCGGTCGTGGCGTTGATGTCCGGCGGACAGCGCCAGGCCATCGCCGTCGCCCGCTCGGCGGTCTTCGCCCGCAAGGTGGTCATCCTGGACGAACCGACCGCGGCGCTCGGCCAGCGCGAATCTCGCAAGGTGCTCGACCTCATCGGCGCGCTGCGCGACCGCGGAAATGCGATCATTTTGATCACCCACAATATGGAGCACGTGACGGAACTTGCCGGTCGAGCCGTGGTACTCCGACAAGGGCGGAGAGTCGGCGAGCTCGTTCCGACACGGGACAACAAACAGGAACTGGTCTCGATGATCGTCGGGGCTTGA
- a CDS encoding sugar ABC transporter substrate-binding protein, with product MKLQFFMGPVLVAVMANAAVAAESVKIGLITKFPVPFYSTMEEAAKKYAADHPGIELVTGQGQSATDIEGQIALIESMITQGVKGLAITPVDPTVAPALDKAVAAGIKVVLVDNSIPGWKSQTALVSTNNLNGGKIAGEFLKTKLKDGDKIAILEGVPGVPALDERVTGMMEGLGGVKVNVVAKGATNCTLELGTSVTEDILTANPDLKAIYAACGPPIPGAVKSLANANVANDKIILVGFDACCGELEAIRAGTEDASVAQFPAKMGELGIATVVKAIQGEAVDANVDTGAGLVTSENVKDFD from the coding sequence ATGAAACTGCAGTTCTTTATGGGACCGGTGCTGGTCGCCGTGATGGCCAATGCGGCGGTTGCCGCCGAGAGCGTCAAAATCGGACTGATCACCAAATTTCCGGTGCCGTTCTATTCGACGATGGAGGAGGCCGCCAAAAAATACGCAGCCGACCACCCCGGGATCGAGCTCGTCACCGGCCAAGGTCAGTCAGCAACCGACATCGAAGGTCAGATCGCTCTGATCGAATCGATGATCACGCAAGGCGTCAAGGGACTGGCGATTACGCCCGTCGATCCCACCGTCGCACCCGCGCTCGACAAAGCCGTCGCCGCCGGCATCAAGGTCGTGCTGGTCGACAACAGCATCCCTGGCTGGAAAAGCCAGACGGCGCTGGTATCCACCAACAACCTCAACGGCGGCAAGATCGCCGGCGAGTTCCTGAAGACCAAGCTCAAGGACGGCGACAAGATCGCAATTCTGGAAGGCGTGCCGGGTGTGCCGGCGCTGGACGAACGCGTCACCGGGATGATGGAGGGCTTGGGCGGCGTCAAGGTCAACGTCGTCGCAAAGGGCGCGACCAACTGCACGCTCGAACTCGGCACTTCCGTCACCGAAGACATCTTGACGGCCAATCCGGATCTGAAGGCGATCTACGCGGCGTGCGGTCCGCCAATTCCCGGGGCCGTCAAGTCGCTGGCCAACGCGAATGTTGCTAACGATAAAATCATTCTTGTGGGTTTTGACGCCTGTTGCGGCGAACTTGAAGCGATCAGAGCCGGAACGGAAGATGCGAGCGTCGCGCAATTCCCGGCGAAGATGGGTGAGCTTGGCATTGCGACCGTAGTCAAGGCCATCCAGGGTGAGGCGGTGGATGCCAATGTCGACACTGGGGCGGGGCTTGTTACATCCGAAAACGTCAAGGATTTCGATTGA
- a CDS encoding GntR family transcriptional regulator, whose translation MARTDERFRATFNAVLEECSALKPGDLLASELALAAQFDVSRTVIRSILERLDMIGVVQWKGRQKALMRMPRQDEWLTVSASQVSPEELERQFLYWILRFDVPPGTPLNVAELARQFRVSVHGLQEFLASLSRFGLVKRRPKNGWELVGFTSDFAIELSDFRMMIELNAISQLIALPDSHQIWHKIEELDEAHRALAAAIDARFHDFSLLDERFHLAIGSITRNRFVAEFQKVISLIFHYHYQWDKKDERERNAAAIDEHLRLIAALKARDETAALAAARDHLRTSKQTLLSSLRIHALS comes from the coding sequence ATGGCGCGGACAGACGAACGTTTCAGGGCGACTTTCAATGCGGTTCTTGAGGAGTGTTCCGCGTTGAAACCAGGTGATTTGCTGGCTTCGGAACTGGCGCTTGCTGCGCAATTTGACGTGAGCCGTACAGTGATCCGTTCAATCCTCGAACGCCTGGACATGATCGGGGTAGTGCAATGGAAGGGACGCCAGAAAGCGCTCATGCGGATGCCGCGCCAAGACGAATGGCTGACGGTAAGTGCGAGCCAGGTTTCTCCCGAAGAGCTCGAACGTCAGTTTCTTTACTGGATCCTGCGCTTCGACGTTCCGCCGGGCACGCCACTCAATGTCGCCGAACTTGCCCGACAGTTTCGGGTCAGCGTCCACGGCCTGCAGGAGTTTTTAGCGTCGCTCAGCCGGTTCGGCCTTGTCAAACGGCGGCCCAAAAACGGTTGGGAGCTTGTTGGATTCACTTCTGATTTCGCGATCGAGCTTTCCGATTTCCGCATGATGATTGAGCTCAATGCGATTTCGCAGCTCATCGCGCTGCCCGACAGCCACCAGATTTGGCACAAGATAGAGGAGCTCGACGAGGCGCATCGCGCGCTTGCAGCGGCAATCGATGCGCGTTTTCACGATTTTTCCCTGCTGGACGAGCGCTTTCACCTGGCGATAGGCAGCATCACGCGCAATCGCTTCGTCGCCGAATTCCAGAAAGTGATTTCCTTGATTTTCCACTACCATTACCAGTGGGATAAGAAGGACGAACGCGAGCGTAACGCAGCCGCAATCGACGAACATCTTAGACTGATCGCGGCCCTGAAAGCGCGCGACGAAACCGCAGCGCTCGCGGCAGCGCGCGATCACCTTCGCACATCGAAGCAGACGCTACTCTCCTCGCTGCGCATTCACGCCCTATCCTAG
- a CDS encoding ABC transporter permease: MSVEVERLVVPLAGVKISSDALHKLSALFTLLMLVGLFAFGNAAFLSVGNGLTVLLQTSVIGLLGIGMTLVILTGGIDLSVGSVLALSGTVAGLAVKFGIPVPLGMAMGIVVGALCGVVNGIVVTKMRITPFVATLGMMLIARGIALQITGAAPISQLGEAFGKLGNGSLFRVIGMGSNGLPKVIFPGIPYPAILLAVVAVTVAYMLRRRSIGRHIYATGSNEEAARLSGVEVDRTKLAAYVMSGALAGLAGIVLMSRLVTAQPNEGVMYELDAIAAAVIGGASLMGGVGTVSGTMIGAFIIGVLRNGLNMAGVSAFIQQIIIGFVVIMAVYVDQLRSRR; this comes from the coding sequence ATGTCAGTTGAAGTGGAACGGCTTGTTGTGCCGTTAGCTGGGGTCAAAATTTCATCGGATGCCCTGCATAAGCTTTCAGCGCTATTCACGCTTTTGATGCTGGTTGGACTGTTCGCCTTCGGCAATGCCGCCTTCCTGAGCGTCGGCAACGGGCTGACGGTGCTGTTGCAAACGTCGGTCATCGGCCTGCTCGGGATCGGAATGACGTTGGTGATCCTGACCGGCGGTATCGATCTCAGCGTCGGTTCGGTACTGGCGCTTTCCGGAACCGTGGCTGGGCTGGCGGTAAAGTTCGGAATTCCTGTACCGCTCGGCATGGCCATGGGAATCGTGGTCGGAGCTCTGTGTGGGGTGGTCAATGGGATCGTGGTCACGAAGATGCGCATCACGCCATTTGTCGCCACACTCGGCATGATGCTGATCGCGCGAGGCATTGCCTTGCAGATCACTGGCGCCGCTCCGATTTCGCAGTTGGGCGAGGCGTTCGGCAAGTTGGGCAACGGTTCGCTTTTCCGGGTCATCGGCATGGGTTCGAACGGGCTGCCCAAGGTCATTTTTCCGGGGATTCCCTATCCGGCGATTCTGCTTGCCGTCGTCGCCGTGACTGTCGCCTACATGCTGCGCCGCCGCTCCATCGGCCGTCACATCTATGCCACTGGTTCGAATGAGGAAGCCGCGCGGCTTTCCGGTGTCGAGGTCGATCGAACCAAACTGGCCGCCTATGTCATGTCCGGCGCGCTCGCCGGACTGGCGGGGATCGTTTTGATGTCCCGACTGGTTACTGCCCAGCCCAATGAGGGCGTCATGTACGAGCTCGACGCGATCGCTGCGGCCGTCATCGGCGGGGCGTCGTTGATGGGCGGGGTCGGCACCGTTTCCGGAACCATGATCGGCGCGTTCATCATCGGCGTCCTGCGCAACGGCCTGAACATGGCCGGCGTCTCAGCCTTCATCCAGCAAATCATCATCGGCTTTGTCGTCATCATGGCGGTCTATGTCGATCAGTTGAGAAGCCGCCGTTAA
- a CDS encoding ABC transporter substrate-binding protein: protein MKKTLKALFLASTMIAAPATVMAGEIAVIVKTTNSNFWQNVNKGASAAITSQSEHTMTFNGPATESAIADELSMVENAINRGVIGIVLAPSDPDALAPAVKKANEAGIPVAIIDSALSDASKGTFQTFLSTDNCEAGKLAATMMIDKVGKEGKVAVMSYVAGVGSEVGRVGCFVDHLKANSKLEIVGPYYSQSQMATALNQTTDVLAANPDLKGIFGANEPTAVGMGRAIVQAGKVGQVVAIGFDGNEDLQAFVKDGTLAATMVQGSYQMGELGVKAILDIIGGKKAEPQIDTGVVVVTKDNIAAPEAKNVLY, encoded by the coding sequence ATGAAGAAGACCTTGAAAGCACTGTTTCTGGCAAGCACGATGATCGCCGCGCCCGCCACCGTCATGGCGGGGGAAATCGCGGTGATCGTCAAGACAACCAACTCGAACTTCTGGCAGAATGTCAACAAGGGCGCGTCTGCCGCGATCACCAGCCAGAGCGAACATACGATGACCTTCAACGGCCCGGCCACGGAATCCGCGATTGCCGACGAACTCAGCATGGTCGAAAACGCTATCAATCGCGGCGTGATTGGCATCGTGCTCGCACCGTCGGATCCGGATGCACTCGCTCCGGCCGTCAAAAAGGCCAACGAAGCCGGTATCCCGGTCGCCATCATCGACTCCGCGCTCTCGGATGCCAGCAAGGGCACCTTCCAGACCTTCCTTTCGACAGATAACTGCGAGGCCGGCAAGCTTGCCGCGACGATGATGATCGACAAGGTCGGGAAAGAAGGCAAGGTGGCCGTTATGTCCTATGTGGCGGGCGTCGGCTCGGAAGTCGGTCGCGTCGGCTGCTTCGTCGATCATCTGAAGGCGAATTCCAAGCTGGAAATCGTCGGCCCATACTATTCGCAGTCCCAGATGGCGACGGCGCTCAACCAGACGACCGACGTGCTTGCCGCCAATCCGGATCTCAAAGGCATCTTCGGTGCCAACGAGCCGACCGCGGTCGGCATGGGGCGTGCAATCGTCCAGGCCGGCAAGGTGGGCCAAGTTGTCGCCATCGGATTTGACGGCAACGAAGATCTGCAGGCCTTCGTCAAGGATGGAACGCTGGCCGCGACCATGGTCCAGGGTTCCTATCAGATGGGCGAACTCGGCGTGAAGGCCATTCTCGACATCATCGGCGGCAAGAAGGCCGAGCCGCAGATCGATACGGGCGTGGTTGTCGTCACCAAGGACAATATCGCCGCTCCCGAGGCCAAGAACGTTCTCTACTGA
- a CDS encoding ATP-binding cassette domain-containing protein, whose translation MNAQITGSRPLVEMINIEKSFGGVHAVEDVSVNLFPGEVVGVLGHNGAGKSCLMRILSGAMAPNAGRIRMGDEDVRFLSPQDARRQGVETIYQTLALADHLDAPSNLFLGRELKTRWGNLDDKNMLEEARRVLHRLNPNFKNLSDPVSRLSGGQRQVIAIARAIYFKVKILIMDEPTAALGPAETAMVADLIRQLRSEGIGIFLISHDMDDVFDLCDRIVVMNRGRNVGGYCIEEVTKDDVLSLIVKGEMPDGWRPRNAPKHYKQA comes from the coding sequence ATGAACGCGCAAATAACAGGATCGCGGCCGCTGGTCGAGATGATCAATATCGAGAAGAGCTTCGGCGGCGTGCACGCAGTCGAAGACGTGTCGGTCAACCTCTTTCCCGGAGAGGTCGTTGGAGTCCTCGGCCATAATGGCGCGGGAAAATCCTGTCTGATGCGGATTCTCTCCGGTGCCATGGCGCCGAACGCCGGCCGGATCAGGATGGGGGACGAGGATGTCCGGTTTCTATCACCTCAGGACGCTCGACGTCAGGGGGTCGAGACAATTTACCAAACGCTTGCCCTTGCCGACCATCTCGATGCTCCGTCCAATCTTTTTCTCGGCCGCGAGCTGAAGACGCGCTGGGGCAATCTTGACGATAAGAACATGCTGGAGGAAGCGCGCCGGGTGCTGCATCGGCTCAACCCCAACTTCAAGAATCTGAGCGACCCGGTTTCCCGGTTGTCCGGTGGTCAGCGGCAGGTCATTGCCATTGCGCGTGCCATCTATTTCAAGGTGAAGATCCTCATTATGGACGAGCCGACGGCTGCGCTCGGACCAGCCGAGACAGCAATGGTCGCCGATCTCATCAGGCAGTTGCGGAGCGAAGGTATCGGCATCTTTCTCATCAGCCACGACATGGACGACGTCTTCGACCTCTGTGACCGTATTGTTGTGATGAATCGGGGACGCAATGTCGGCGGCTACTGCATCGAGGAAGTGACCAAGGATGATGTGCTGAGCCTGATCGTCAAGGGCGAGATGCCCGATGGCTGGCGGCCGCGCAATGCGCCAAAACACTACAAACAGGCCTGA
- a CDS encoding zinc-binding alcohol dehydrogenase family protein, with product MLCGTCVEPGRFELIERPLPRDLPEGWAFVDIAAVGICGTDYHIYTGKHPYLNYPRVIGHELSGRLVTPVGGIAAGTLVVINPYIACGTCRACLRGKPNCCTNIAVLGVHRDGGLCQRIAVPAGNLIAAEGLDEIQAAMVEFLAIGAHAVARSGLAAGDRVLVTGAGPIGIGTALFARLAGAEVHLLDLSSQRLALAREKFGFQNTYEDMSRILEGDRDDGFDTVFDATGAAVAIEAGFSLLAHGSSYVLVSVVKDHIRFDDAEFHKRETRIIGSRNAVQSDFETVMAAIREDKISTAALCSVILPLGDLPQRLPELAEDRAGLIKAVVRL from the coding sequence ATGTTATGTGGCACCTGCGTCGAACCAGGACGGTTCGAACTCATCGAACGGCCTCTTCCCAGGGACTTGCCGGAAGGCTGGGCTTTTGTCGACATCGCGGCGGTCGGCATTTGCGGAACGGATTACCACATCTATACCGGCAAGCATCCTTATCTCAATTATCCACGCGTTATCGGCCATGAACTCAGTGGCCGGCTGGTCACCCCTGTAGGCGGCATCGCGGCCGGCACCCTTGTCGTGATCAATCCCTATATCGCCTGTGGCACATGCCGCGCTTGCCTGCGCGGCAAGCCCAATTGCTGCACGAACATCGCGGTCTTGGGCGTTCATCGCGACGGCGGCCTCTGCCAGCGTATTGCAGTCCCGGCGGGCAACCTCATAGCCGCCGAAGGACTCGACGAAATCCAGGCGGCCATGGTCGAGTTCCTGGCGATCGGGGCTCATGCGGTGGCCCGTTCGGGATTGGCCGCCGGCGACCGGGTTCTGGTTACGGGCGCCGGACCGATCGGCATCGGGACCGCGCTCTTCGCGCGGCTCGCAGGCGCGGAGGTTCACCTTTTGGATTTGAGCTCGCAGCGGCTGGCTTTGGCGCGCGAGAAGTTCGGTTTTCAAAATACGTATGAAGATATGTCGCGGATCCTTGAAGGCGACCGCGACGATGGCTTCGACACCGTCTTCGATGCGACGGGGGCCGCGGTAGCCATAGAGGCAGGCTTTTCATTACTCGCGCATGGCAGCAGTTACGTGCTCGTCAGCGTCGTGAAGGATCATATTCGTTTTGACGACGCGGAATTCCACAAGCGGGAAACTCGCATCATCGGCAGCCGCAATGCCGTCCAGTCAGATTTCGAAACCGTCATGGCGGCCATCCGTGAGGACAAGATCTCCACGGCTGCCCTCTGCTCGGTGATCCTGCCGCTGGGCGACCTGCCGCAACGCCTGCCCGAACTCGCCGAGGACAGGGCCGGACTGATCAAGGCGGTGGTGAGGCTCTGA